Within Lolium rigidum isolate FL_2022 chromosome 5, APGP_CSIRO_Lrig_0.1, whole genome shotgun sequence, the genomic segment ATGGATAGAATGATGATGAGTAGTACAAAGTATTAGCCAAGCATACCTTGACACGTTCAGCATCTGCGAGTGAACTCGAGTGGATATCTGTGTTTTGAAGCTGTCCAACAAAATCAGTAACAGGCAGCGGCTCGAAGAAAGATATAGCCAACCAATCTGAAAAGGCAGGAAGAAAAGGAAGTTACGTATATGTCGAGGGAAGTATTGAAGAAGTATGAAATCTTAATAGCATTCACGTGATAGTAAGCAACACCAACAGGCATTTCTGTCAAAAGAAAGTTCAGAGTGAAATAAGATGCCTCCTACCATAAATAACAGCAACATCACTATCACAAAGATGCTTAAGGGTTGCACCAAAACATTGAAGTTACCAGAAATGTGCTAGTTAGTTGTTGAAAGCGCATTGGGTCCCAGAACCACAATGGCTCTGCAATGTGCATCACGAAAGAGTAGTTGTGTTTATcccattttaaaataaaaaggaaagggtACACTACTGAATGTTATGGCCAGAGCAACAACAATTGCGGAAACATAATAATTTATCAAGTTTCAATGCTAACCATAAAAATGCAGAGATTCTCGCCCTCTACAAATTTCTGCGCTATATGTAAGAAACAATTGCGCTAATTTGCATTTCAACAAATACAATAAGTGGGCAGACAGACTCATTTAGCTGAATAGTAAAGCAGGTTAAAAATTCTATTTCTATATGCAATGAATTATGAACGGGCAGAACAAAGGTACGGCAACAAGTAAATGAAGCTCAGTGTTTTACACAATATATCAACATGTTGTACCACACACCAACGATTGGCACAATacctcaacaacaatcaaaataatCACTTCCAAAACCATAGGCGACCAAAGAGAAAAAAATTGACCTTTGTTGCTGATGTCGATGATCTCCGGAAACGGCATCCTCCAGGTAGCCGCGGCGGGCCTTGGACAAGCTGCTGCACACCGTGGACGCCTCTGAACCCACCTCCTTCAGTTCCTTGCAATAGCATCACTGGCCACACACAGACGTCCAGGAAGCCCAAAATTAAAATGAGGCTAGATATCAGCACCATAATAAAACAGAGCTTATATTCTCACAGCAAAGCACTGAAAAATAATGGAAATACTTTTATACAAAATACATTCTCCTACAAATAAACATCACCGCTGCTACTTAGCTACGTTTTCTTTTAGGATTCTTGGTTTAATTACCGAACACTAAACATGCCTAATGCTGCTAAACAGAGGTGTGCATCCTAATTACAGAGGACACTAATGGAGCCCTTAAGCTGACATACAGGAGGGGGGGGATCGACCTTTGATCCTGCACCAAGTCTCTGGTCCattcccctcctcctccgccgataCGCCCTCCTTGCAGCGCATGGAGGACGACAGCCTTCCGCAGCTCGCGACTTGGGGCAAGCTCCTTCATGCCATGGACGCCTACCTTCAGTTCCTTGCAATGACATCACCTGGCCACGTGCAGACTCCCAGAACCTGGAAATTAAAATGAGGCAAGATATCAGCACCATAATACAAAAAAATAGAGCTCATATTTCTCAGGGCAAGGCACTGGAAATTAACATCAACAATGTTCATGTCGCTATTTTATCTTGTTGGTGCATCATGGTTTAATTACCAAACACTAATGTAGCTACTTCTTCTTTTTCGTGCATCATGGTTTAATTACCCAACACTGAACAGGCCTAATGCTGCTAAACATAGGTGTGCATCCTAATTACAGAGGACTCAACTAGAGCCCTTAGGCTGGCATATATACAGACAAAAAATCGAGCTTTGATCCTCCACGATGTGGAGGTCTCCCGCAGCAAGTCTCTGGACTGGACGGAGGAGTCGGACGAGACGCCGTCCGTCGGGGACATCACAGGCGGTCAGGCGGAGGAAGCAGGTGCAGCTGCTGCCGGAATTGCGGGCTTGGGGGAGACCACCGAACAGCGCCGTTCCCTCCTTCCAGCGCGTGGAGGACATAGGCCGAGGAGACTTGGCGGCCGACGCGTCCTGGTGGCCGGAGACACCTCGCCAGCGTGGAGAACTGCATCGGACAAGGTGATCGACGGAGCCGCGCGCAATGGTGCACGCGCACGCCGGCGATCAGGCAGGCCGCGACGCCATGGTCCGGGCTGCGCCGCCTCTCTCGTGGCCGACGCTGGGGCGGTGGTGGTCGATCTATTGCGGGAGGAAGTGGGGTCGTAGGGAGGAGgctcggggcggcggcgggcgagggaggagtggcggcggccggcgagggagGAGTGGCGGCGGATTGGCGAGTGGAGAATGGGGATTAGGGTTGTTGATTACCGAACGTGTGACCCAAACAAGGCCTACGGGCACAACTTTGGCCCAATTTGATTATGGACTCCCACCCACGATTATTCTACTTCGGCTAACCTCTTTCCCGCCCATTTCCGAAAGCTAAAGTAGTAGTACTAGCCATACATGGTACAAAATTTTAGGGCCTTCTACGTTGATTTAGGAAGTAGTACAATTATTATTATCCcatgtcaaaaaaaaaggaaatataatTATCCTGGATTTTCTAGACAAGTTTCAGgtaaaatccaaatctagtataaaTCTGGTCAGAATTCACTTAAATATGAAAGAAGATAGAATAACCTCTCAAATGATTTCTGGGGTTAATTTCCGTGATTTTGGAGGGTGTCATGGATTTtactttagaaaaaaaaaacgcaTTCGGCGTATTAAGTGGTGCTCCTTAGAATGTTGATCGATATAGGTGTATCGTCGTCATTCGAGCATTGTCCATGTCGTCGTCCCCACACATATGTTGCGTGGGTGAACATAATTTGACATTGCTAAACCACTAACAAAGCCCTTCTCCACATGCAAACTCTTGATCTACTCGGTAAACATGTTAGACGTTCGTTACTACATTGGGCGCACGATAGACCCACCACACCGGCGGACAAGCCCACAACTTCGCTATGGATCTGCTATCTTCTCACGATAGACACCTCGAACACGACCTAGTGCTAATAAAACCTGGTAATATTATGGATCACCGCCTGCCACACCACTATGGATCTCTGCGTGATCTGAGGATCATTAGATTATGAGCTAGACATGCAATGCCTAGCCTGCGACCTCCGTAAGGGGTCACCATCGACACATGTTGCCACCGCAACACACCCACACATAGCACACACACTCTATGTCTATTAGGGAAACAACCTATGTCATGCCTCGAGGTTCGTCATCCTCACTGTAGGAGTTTGCAGCATCACGGCCGATGCCCACCGTGCGCGAGTATAGCTTCCACGACCGGACGAGGTAGTTGGTCGCGGCAAAGGTCGTGTTACCAGCGAGCTCCGGCGTGACCACAATGGAGCAGCCCTGCATCGGGGATACCATGTTCTAGATCAGTTAGGTGTGTCCCTACACCGTCACGGTGTTGCTCTAGCTAGCCATTTGGAGCTTTCTATGGAGGGTGCAATCCAGAAGATGATACAGGTGTTGCCTAAGATGTAGTCGACAGTGTCGTAGATGTCGCATGCCCGGTGGAAACGGATAGAACCATCCGCATATGTCCGAGGTCACCTAGCATTCCATTTGTCATCACACACCCTTATTTTATGCTAGGGGTCCGAGATCACCTAGCATTCCATGTGTCGATTGGTGGTGGTTAGGGTGGTTGGGGCCGGTGAGGTGGAATAGAAGTGTCGGTGGCAAGACGATTGTTAGGCTTGACGTTGGTTACTACACTAGGTGCACGACAAACCCACCGTGCCCGGCGGACAAGCCCACAACTCCGATGTGGATCTGCTACCTTCTCGCAATAGACACATCGATCACGAAACAGTGATAATAAAATTTGGTAATACTATGGATCACCGACTACGACACCACTATGGATCTCTCCATGATCACATCGTTTAGAGGATCATTAGATTATGTGCTAGAAATGCATTGCCTAGTCGGCGACCTCCCTAAAGGGTCACCATCGATACGTGTTGCCACTCATTGATGGAGGTGCTATCAACTAGCCGCAACATGCCCACACATAACACACGGGCACTATGTCAACCTATGTCATGCCTCCAACTTCGTCATCCTCACTAGAGGAATTGGCAAAGTCAGGACCGGTGACCACTGTGCGCGAGTATAGCTTCCACGACCGGCGAGGTAGTTGGGCGTGGCAAAGTTCGTGTTGTCGGCGAGCTCTAGTGCGACCACGATGGAGCAGCCCTGCATGGTGGTGCCCGTGTTCTAGACCGAGTCGGTGTGTGCCCGCACCGTCATGATGTTGCCCAAGCTAGCCATTTGGAGATGGATGTGGAGGGTGCGGTTCGGGAAGACGATGGTGGTGTTGCTGAAAACGTAGTCAATTGTGCCGCCGAATTCCCATACCCGGTGGTTGGGGTCACGCACCATTATTTTATTCTAGGGGCCCGAGATAACCTAGCATTACATGTGTCGTGATGTGGAGGTTGGGTGGTTGGGGCCGATGAGGGGGATTAGTAGTGTCAGTGGCAAGAAGATAGTCAGATGGGTCAGGCTAGATGGTAATGGTGGCGGTAGTGGTACTTATAAATGGTACAAGCATTATTGTGGCGACGAAAAAGGCCAATGATGTCTAGGTTTTCTCTAGGCACGACACTTGTAGAATAGTAGCGGAATTGACGGTGAGGGAACTTCCAACACGGACCCCATGGGGCTATCCCAAATATTTAGTTGGTTCATACAATAATTACACTCTATTAATTATTATATGTGCCCATCATCAGAAATTGGTAGAGCCATCCGCGGGCGTTCGAGATCACCTAACATTCCATGTGTCGTGCCACACCCTTATTTTATGCTAGGGGGTCTGAGATCACTTACCATTCCatgtgtcggggtggtggcggttAATTAGGggtgggtggggccggtgaggtgGAATAGAAGTGTCGGTGGCAAGAAGATAGTCAAATGGGTAAGGCCGGATGGAAATGGTGACAGCATCGGTAATTATAAATGGTACAAGCATGATTGTGGCGACGACAAAGGCCAAGGATGTCTAGGTTTTCTCTACGCATGACACTTGTAGATTAGTAGCGGATTGACCGTGAGGGCCACATGGCTATCCCAAATTATCTTGTTCTTACAATTACTACACTCTATTATAAATTTAtaatgtatgtatatacatggtaatgTGACTCTGCAAAAGAGGCAACTAGTggcggagccacccccgacgagcTGGGGCAGCTGCCCGGGCTCAGTCACGGAATTCAATGGAAAAAAACTAACAAATTTGATAGTTGTGTACATGGTTTTCATTGGCAAAAAAATGATAGTTAGATTCATGTCTTTATATTTTGCCCAGGCTGTACAAGTTGGCTGGCTCCGCCACTCGGGGCAACACCTATGAGGTGGGAACTGGTCTAGGTGAATATGTTGGTGGTGATAATATCTAAAGTACTCCCTCCGCTCCATAATACGTGCCGCAAGATCGCATGTACCTAGAGTGTCTATTCACTTGTTTCTGCGACATGCATTATGGACAATGTCCTCGCTCGCGGAGCGGGTGGATCATTAGCTGCCAATGCAACCAACCAATCATACCCTAAGTTGTGATCTCGTTCCCCTGCAAAAGAAAGAAGCGTAGTACTCTGGCTCATGCGAAAGTAGGGGCCAAAACATATTAAGTGGTGTTCCCTAGATCGTCTTCATTCGACGATGTCCATGCCATAGTCCCCACATACGTTTATGTGGGTGAACAGAATTTGCCATTACTAAACCACCAACAAGGTCCTTCTCCACACGCAAAATCTTGATATACTAACAAATTCAAAGGTTAGACGTTGGTTACTACGTGGGGCCCACGATAGACACCTCGGAAACAATGCTAATAAAACCGAGTAATAATATGGATCATCGCCTTCGACCACTACGGATCTGTGCGTGATCTCTTGATTATGAGCATCATTATTTTATGTGCTAGCCATGCATTGTCTAGCATGCGGCCTCCCTAAGGGGGCATCATTGATCGGTGTGCCATCAACCAGTTGCAACGCGCCCACGCATAGCACACGAGATATATGTCTACTAGGGAAACAACCTATGTCATGCCTCTAGCATCATCACCCTCACCGTAGGAGTTGGCAGCGTCACAACCGATGACCACTATGCGCGAGTATAGCTTCCATGTCCGTCCAAGGTAGTTGGTCATGGCAAATGTTGCGTTGTCTGGCGAGCTCCGGTGCGACCACGATGGAGCTGCCCCGCATGGTGGTGCCCGTGTTCGGAATCGGGTCGGTGTGTCCCTGCACTTGTCATGGTGTTTCTCTAGCTAGCCATCAAAGATGGTTTTGGACGGTCCAATCTAGGAAGACGGCGGCGGCATTGCTGAAGATGTAGTCGACGGTGTTGTAGATGCCATGCCCGGTAGAAACTGATAGAACCATCCGTTGGCATCTGAGGTCACCTAGCGTTCCATGTGTCGTCACATGCCCTTATTTTATGCTATGGGTCCGAGATTAACTAGCATCCCGTGtgtcgggtggtggtggtggttaggGTGGTTAGGGTCAGTGAGGTGGAATAGAAGTGTCGGTGGCAAGAAGATAGTCATATGGGGTGGCAATGGTGGCGGCAACGGTAATTATAAATGCTACAAGCATGATTATGGTGACTACAAAGGCCACGAATATCTAGGTTTTCTCTAAGCATGACTCCtgtagaatagtagtggaattgACCGCGAGGGAACTTCCTACACATATGAAACCCCCACCTAGCTATTCGAAATTAGTATTTGGTTCTTACAACAATTACACTCTATTAATTGTTATATGTGCGACACATTAATACAAAAGTTAACTAAAATAAAATTTATTATTCAAAAATATATGCCCTCTATTATTTCATTTGCGCTACATTATTATAAAACTTAATTAATATTAGACTCTCTATTTGATTAAGGATTTTTTGCACAATTCGAAGTTAATCTCAATCTTGAGGTCGGAGATGGGTTTATGTTTTCGGCAAGAGGCTCAGAGCAACATATTCGAATCAAAGACACGACGATAATGATGAAGAGTTTTCTGTAAGATTTTATTATTGGTAGGATCATAAGATTGTACAAGACTTAGAAGTTGAACTCGACGGTCTTATAGATGTACACAACGAGGTTTAAAGATTGATCTAGGGTTGATGGCTATGGAGTCTACCATGGTGATTTGGTGTAGTGGTTTGACCTCATTTCCATGACGAGTGTGCTTCCGTGTATATATATCTAAATTCGGACAAATCTAAGATATCCTTTATGTAGTTGAGGGTGTACATTTTTTAGATGATCTGACTCGATTAAGAGCGGCGCAGTTAGATAGCCGCATTACTCgtttgcaaaaacaaaacaaaaatggaaCAATGTGTGACATTGCATCGGTATCGGGGGATGgagagatggagatgaggtaAATAAACCCTAGGCATGCTAGCTAGCTCCACTGATATATAGCTTCCCAACGAAACCGGCAAAACATCGATgattagttatgtcaatcatccgGCCAAGGTGGCGGCAAACCGAAATATTAGCACGGAGGAGGAGTACACACGCACAGTCCGCCAAAATTTGGCATTAGAGCCCTCTCGCTAATATTTAGGAACGAATTAATCGCCTACTTATACTCGTTAAATAGAAGATGATCTAAAGACGGAGGAGTACTAAATTTGGGCCGAGTGATGGCGATGTTTGTGCCTGGGATCGTGCTTAGTTTTAGGAGCGTGATAGGATTCGATTGATATAAATGGTGCATATCACGGCCGGGCAGGAAATCTCGGTGATTAGTTAGTATGTCAATCAAAGCCAAACCAAAATGCCAAATGCCAAAGTTTGGGCACGTATATATCGCTCAACTACCAAATTTGCCATTGCTTAAATTCGTTCCTCACGAGCTGCCGCCGCCCAATTCAGCCTCGCTGCTCACCGGAGCCCCATCCTTGCTGCTCGCCGGCCACCCATGCCCCGCCTCCATCGTCGATCCCTTCCTCACGAGCTGCCGCCTCCTTCTCCCTGCAGCCGCCCTCAGTCGCAAACCCTAGACATATCCCCTgccgggccggccggccggccggcgtcgACGACGAACCAGACCGCCGTCGCTCGGCTTCTGGCCATCATCCCCAACATCCTAGGCGGCACGTCAACAACGACAAGTAGGCCCACCTGCTGCTCGCCTCCGACGTCAACAACGACGACGACCTGCTTCTGGCCGACCAGCCGCGTGCCGGCATCCTCCTCTTCTCCGACCACCACGCGCGATCTGGCCTCCCTGGCTTGGGATGGACTCCCTGACATGGACACGAAGCAGTGGGCGAGGCTCAATCCGGCGCCGGAGATGGAGGCCCTCATCCATGGCTCCGATGTCAAGCTCACCCATGTCCGCTGTAAGATCCCCGATTGCGAACCCCTCTCCCTGTCCAGGCCTAAAAACGCGAGATTTTAGGCCGCGATGTGTTATTGGTGCTTGTATATAACTGCAAGTTTGTCGTATCGCTGAATTCATCTCTCAAAAAATTGTCTCTTCAATATATTAGTGCCCTTTTTGCGTGTTCATTGTGTGGCCCTGAATTCCTGTTTTGATCGCAGGGGGGTGTTCTCGTGGAAATTCATTTGCTCCACATGTACTGCATATCAACCAGGGAGCGCCGTGGCACGTTGGCTGGACCATGACGAAGCCGATGTAGCCGGCCAACTAACCATGACCCTGGGAACTTGACGGACGTTGGCGTCCTCGGGGCCTGGACCGTCTACAAGCGCCACGAGTTCAGCCTGAAACCAGGTGAATTGCCCCTTGCTGCAGTGTAGAACGTTGGTGATATTGTTCATAATTTTCCAGCATTTCAGTCGGATACTTGGTGACAAGTTTTATTGGTTTATCTCTGTGGGTTAAGTGGAGCCACTCTGGAGTCCATAATATGAGTTCGTCTTCAAGAAATTTGGGAGATGGATAACAGATGTTGTTGAAGAATGCTGCACTCTCATACACTTTTGGTGTTCACATTTAACAAGGACATGTGCATTCAGAGAACCATGTCTCATTCAATTTTAATTAAAATTGACTAGTCTTTAGAAATATCAGAGAAACATTGTATAGTAACTGAATTATATTGTTCAGTTTAGTTACAACTCTACATATTATTGGGGTGCTAGCTTTAAGTTAGTTTTCATTTACTCGGATAATCTTCGGtgtgtttttgtgttttgataattGTCCATGGTGTACTGCTTATATGTTTAGGGGCATGATACTATGTTATTTATCTAGGTATCTTCTCAAATTGTATATTTGTATACTTAAGTGTTTGCAGATAAACTTGTTGTCTTCTAGCTTGCTTTGCGCATAATTAATGTGCTTTTTTCATTGGCTTGCTGTGTACATATAAGTGCCAATGGTTCATGCGATCATGTATGCAGAGATGCATTTGCACTCAAATATGATCAGTTTCAGTcaagatataatttttatattccaAGTGTGTAGCTACTGTGTGAAAACGTTGGCTGTTCTGGTGTGATCCACGGGTGCACATTACATTGTTTGATTAAGCCCTATTTACATTTTGCGGCAAGCAGACTGAGCAGGAGCAGCTCGTCGGCTGGTGGCGACCACAGTGCCGCCCACGCTAGCGTTGACACCACTCTACACGCCCTAGTGCTCGGGCCTCTCCGCCGCCCATACTGACAGCTGGGAGGCGTGCAAATTACCCCTGCCCCAGCGATGCGCTTAGTTTTACGCCTAAGCATACACTTCGCAATGCTTTTCTAAACCATGGTCTGTAATGACTTGATCTACCTTTGTCACTAGATCATTGATAACTCATATAATTTTTTGAGTTATGTTGAATCTATTGAGCCATTAcacttgatgctcttaattaattCCAACAAACACATTTCTGTATCAGTTATCTTCCTTGTTGTATGCTGCTGAGAGATcgatttgttgttgtttttgccCTGTCTGCAGTGTAGTGTAATGAAAATTGTAGCTAGTATCCATATATCTTTTGACTTGTGTCTGGTCTGTTTAGTACTCTAATGTTATTTGCGATGAATTGGCCGGAGTGTGTAACCAAGCCTTTCTTTGTTGTGATAATAGAGTTGGCGAAATGCTCCTCTCTGATATCCTTCTTTCATCCTCTCTCTACATGTGTGTCTCGTAGGTAACTTTGTTTTTTGCGGGTTTGCCTCCCAAGTAAGTAATCAGCTATTGATGTGCTATTTCAGGTG encodes:
- the LOC124651155 gene encoding uncharacterized protein LOC124651155 isoform X4 is translated as MRCKEGVSAEEEGNGPETWCRIKVMLLQGTEGGGFRGVHGVQQLVQGPPRLPGGCRFRRSSTSATKIGWLYLSSSRCLLLILLDSFKTQISTRVHSQMLNVSSGPPRPAIPAATVRRTPPLVMSPMAGIFAGFRGPETWCRRPPRHGGSKVESMSEEVMKGENRRRSGTGRRRCGGEHHQRHPKVQCGGAQVVANGLVY
- the LOC124651155 gene encoding uncharacterized protein LOC124651155 isoform X1 codes for the protein MRCKEGVSAEEEGNGPETWCRIKGFLDVCVWPVMLLQGTEGGGFRGVHGVQQLVQGPPRLPGGCRFRRSSTSATKIGWLYLSSSRCLLLILLDSFKTQISTRVHSQMLNVSSGPPRPAIPAATVRRTPPLVMSPMAGIFAGFRGPETWCRRPPRHGGSKVESMSEEVMKGENRRRSGTGRRRCGGEHHQRHPKVQCGGAQVVANGLVY
- the LOC124651155 gene encoding uncharacterized protein LOC124651155 isoform X3, which gives rise to MRCKEGVSAEEEGNGPETWCRIKGFLDVCVWPVMLLQGTEGGGFRGVHGVQQLVQGPPRLPGGCRFRRSSTSATKIGWLYLSSSRCLLLILLDSFKTQISTRVHSQMLNVSRPAIPAATVRRTPPLVMSPMAGIFAGFRGPETWCRRPPRHGGSKVESMSEEVMKGENRRRSGTGRRRCGGEHHQRHPKVQCGGAQVVANGLVY
- the LOC124651155 gene encoding uncharacterized protein LOC124651155 isoform X2, with amino-acid sequence MRCKEGVSAEEEGNGPETWCRIKGRSPPSLMLLQGTEGGGFRGVHGVQQLVQGPPRLPGGCRFRRSSTSATKIGWLYLSSSRCLLLILLDSFKTQISTRVHSQMLNVSSGPPRPAIPAATVRRTPPLVMSPMAGIFAGFRGPETWCRRPPRHGGSKVESMSEEVMKGENRRRSGTGRRRCGGEHHQRHPKVQCGGAQVVANGLVY